A single genomic interval of Rubripirellula reticaptiva harbors:
- a CDS encoding TatD family hydrolase: MDYIDPHIHMVSRITDDYATLARMGCVAMSEPAFWAGFDRGSVDGFRDYFHQLTDVEPKRAAQYGIQHFTWLCINAKEAENVSLSREVIAMIPEFLDKPNVLGIGEIGLNKNTKNEATIFLEHLDLAVKHNQLILIHTPHLEDKYQGTRMILDMLCDDSRIDPSRVLVDHVEEHTIGEVLDRGFWAGMTLYPVTKCTPERSADMIERYAGERLLANSAGDWGPSKPTAVPDLIFEMRRRGHSESLIRKVVYGNPIEFFSQSDNFRFTPRDSGEDRSAS, from the coding sequence ATGGACTACATCGATCCGCACATCCACATGGTTTCTCGGATTACCGACGACTATGCAACGCTTGCGAGAATGGGATGCGTGGCGATGAGCGAACCTGCGTTTTGGGCAGGCTTCGACCGCGGAAGCGTTGACGGTTTTCGCGATTACTTTCACCAATTGACCGACGTCGAACCCAAACGAGCCGCTCAGTACGGTATCCAGCACTTCACGTGGCTGTGTATCAACGCGAAAGAGGCCGAGAACGTTTCGCTGTCGCGCGAAGTGATCGCCATGATCCCAGAGTTCCTGGACAAGCCCAACGTGCTTGGGATCGGCGAAATCGGGCTGAACAAGAACACGAAAAACGAAGCGACGATCTTTCTGGAACACCTTGATTTGGCTGTCAAGCACAACCAACTGATCCTGATCCACACGCCGCACCTGGAAGACAAGTACCAGGGCACGCGTATGATCCTGGACATGCTGTGCGATGATTCGCGGATCGATCCATCGCGGGTGTTGGTCGACCATGTCGAAGAACACACCATCGGCGAAGTACTCGACCGTGGATTCTGGGCCGGCATGACGCTGTATCCGGTCACCAAATGCACGCCCGAGCGGTCGGCCGATATGATCGAACGATATGCGGGCGAACGATTGCTGGCCAACTCGGCCGGCGACTGGGGACCGAGCAAACCCACCGCCGTCCCGGACTTGATTTTTGAGATGCGTCGCCGTGGACACAGCGAGTCATTGATCCGAAAAGTCGTTTACGGCAACCCAATCGAGTTCTTTTCGCAGAGCGATAATTTTCGATTCACGCCACGCGATTCCGGCGAAGACCGTTCGGCTTCGTGA
- a CDS encoding DNA repair ATPase: protein MTDTQLAAGTYEVLRNRLREASTELRTRLNQLNADRAEVFGNIETALIATERVTTEHNCVPRDIVSIGDEFLFGYNVQFGLKSDIELADVFAVYELRDHQFHEATLDVIGDDRFNNDFHELYRFYKDTRFARFFRIGPMLHMVFQVGKTERDIKSFKWRVTPDTIEYIDNRSDHEVKDPPQHEFRWTRTTRDQHHYGAHPHISIDDRVFVETVGGDLTVKVENNTNSGQGIYAEPVDHADQTLDDAEIYYAIVGNLVLLKIKPYQEETFRYLVFNGKLGRAMRLDEIANACVMLPGDHGIIFSGGYYLQTGEFKRFDHGLSDMRYQRTIAAPNGEDYLYLFYNRQSGTYVQLRYNLIRQSVETPMVSSGQTFFQRGEMIVFRNQDEPQKHHAIQIWQTPFTDTSYEPENQADSLLFKIGNKDIVRGMAECHELLQLIDKDDSYEGLYVDLGKKASDVLDSYFWIDKEETGRLGEPLQKIRQAAGAAVEEFEKVVRVRRDTTNRTKEVQNAVDALVKSIERGRFESIDDFVDSLAALREQRGHALGLKELRYVDEAIVEELEKQTAERSERLSRRCVDFLLTPGSLDSYVNRVSASGEKVTEVKTVSDAKKLGEEIDQAGSHLELLTETVSNLKIEDTTKRTEIIDSIGNVFASLNRVRSSLKARVGELVSVEGKAEFASQLKLLEQTVSGYLDVSDSPTKCDEYLTKVMVQLEELEGRFAEFDDFIVELAQRRDDVYAAFESRKVQLIEKRNRRAESLASAAGRILKGIDSRVGKMKSTDEIAAYFAGDLMVEKVRDIIDQLGELDDAIRVEDLQSRMKTIREDATRQLKDRQDLYEDGGDIIRLGKQRFAVNTQPLDLTTVLRGGEICLHLTGTQFFEPLHDADLAAAKDLWNQELISENAEVYRAEYLAVDLFENGETELGQAMSGRYDEGYAKGVHDSDAAAILAALVEMDREIGLLRHSPSVRAAAQLWFTKLVSAKDRTAMVDWIGGFAKLAIAYPNAKPAAEFRSRLMEMVDADQPTWGPLFGSQVTPLRIAAYLFDELTHAPKKPVASERAANLFESFSEKSSATLEKIADPARSFVLARNWADAFLEKHEDDDEADPATGYRDELAWILVSGGVSAMKVVNASVARTLDAVVGSHRRIVSTKMPVHYHELLDRVRRYRADVVPRFRRLHETKTRLVDSAREEMRLEEFKPRVLTSFVRNRLLDEVYLPLIGDNLAKQMGAAGEDKRTDRMGLLLLISPPGYGKTTLMEYVANRLGIVFMKINGPAIGHGVTSLDPAEAPNAAAREEIERLNLALEMGDNVMLYLDDIQHTHPELLQKFISLCDATRKIEGVRNGKTRTYDLRGRRVAVVMAGNPYTESGDRFQVPDMLSNRADVYNLGEIIGESAEAFEMSYLENCLTNNTVLAPLSTAAPEDARAIILAAGRDSLEGIELKGNLAMDQVREMFEVMRKLLRIRDVVLKVNRTYIKSAAQADSYRTEPPFKLQGSYRNMNRMAEKVASVMNDRELQSLIVSAYEQDAQTLTTDNEANVLKFKELMGILSVEEKERWDAIKYAFVESVRMQGMDSEDQAGQLMRQLASMRDGLESIRQVISKAIVARDNGAEDRMDARIDSVRQSLSSTGTQLAQTLATTGKQLERISEQQALAPPEQKVLVQYKVPREMAELIKGQFHLMQEWLRPLLSESIDNGRDLDRLAKQLESMIASYEKVEDTLDGEVQ from the coding sequence ATGACAGATACCCAACTTGCTGCCGGTACATACGAAGTCCTTCGCAATCGTCTTCGCGAAGCGTCGACGGAGCTTCGCACTCGGTTAAACCAACTGAACGCTGATCGCGCCGAAGTATTTGGAAACATCGAAACCGCGTTGATCGCGACCGAACGAGTCACCACTGAACACAACTGCGTGCCGCGCGATATTGTCTCGATCGGCGACGAGTTTTTGTTCGGATACAACGTTCAGTTCGGGTTGAAATCGGACATCGAATTGGCCGATGTATTTGCGGTCTACGAACTTCGTGATCACCAGTTCCACGAAGCCACACTCGACGTGATTGGCGACGACCGTTTCAACAATGACTTCCACGAACTGTACAGGTTTTACAAAGATACTCGCTTCGCCCGCTTCTTTCGAATCGGACCTATGCTGCACATGGTTTTCCAAGTGGGGAAAACCGAACGTGATATCAAATCGTTCAAATGGCGAGTCACACCGGACACGATCGAATACATCGACAACCGCAGCGATCACGAAGTCAAGGATCCACCTCAGCACGAATTTCGTTGGACTCGCACGACGAGAGACCAACACCACTACGGTGCGCACCCCCACATTTCGATCGATGATCGCGTGTTCGTCGAAACGGTCGGCGGCGACTTGACGGTCAAGGTCGAAAACAACACCAATTCCGGACAAGGAATTTACGCAGAACCTGTCGACCATGCGGACCAAACTCTCGACGATGCCGAGATCTACTACGCGATCGTCGGCAATTTGGTCCTGCTGAAAATCAAACCGTACCAGGAAGAAACGTTTCGATATCTAGTCTTCAACGGCAAGCTTGGCCGAGCGATGCGTTTGGACGAAATCGCCAACGCGTGCGTCATGCTTCCCGGCGATCACGGAATCATTTTCTCGGGTGGTTACTACCTTCAAACCGGCGAATTCAAGCGATTCGACCACGGATTGTCGGACATGCGTTACCAACGCACGATTGCGGCCCCCAATGGCGAAGACTACCTGTATCTGTTCTACAACCGCCAATCGGGAACCTACGTCCAACTACGTTACAACCTGATTCGCCAGAGCGTCGAGACACCGATGGTGTCAAGCGGCCAAACGTTCTTCCAGCGTGGCGAAATGATCGTTTTCCGTAACCAGGACGAACCGCAAAAACATCACGCGATTCAAATTTGGCAAACACCGTTTACCGACACCAGCTACGAACCGGAAAACCAAGCTGATTCGCTGCTGTTTAAAATCGGCAACAAAGACATTGTCCGTGGCATGGCCGAATGTCATGAACTGCTGCAGTTGATCGATAAGGACGATTCGTACGAGGGCCTGTACGTCGACTTGGGCAAAAAAGCCTCCGACGTACTGGACAGCTATTTTTGGATCGATAAAGAAGAAACAGGCCGGTTGGGCGAACCGCTGCAAAAGATTCGCCAAGCAGCCGGCGCAGCGGTCGAAGAATTTGAAAAAGTTGTTCGAGTTCGCCGCGATACGACCAACCGTACCAAAGAAGTCCAAAACGCTGTCGATGCCTTGGTCAAGTCGATCGAACGTGGTCGATTCGAATCAATCGATGACTTCGTTGACTCGCTAGCGGCGCTGCGTGAACAACGTGGGCATGCACTGGGTCTGAAAGAGCTTCGGTATGTCGACGAAGCGATCGTCGAAGAACTGGAAAAGCAAACCGCAGAACGATCCGAACGACTCAGTCGACGCTGTGTCGACTTTCTGCTAACGCCGGGATCGCTGGATTCTTACGTCAATCGAGTTTCGGCGTCGGGCGAAAAGGTCACCGAGGTCAAAACGGTTTCCGACGCGAAGAAACTTGGTGAAGAGATCGACCAAGCCGGCTCGCACTTGGAATTGCTAACCGAAACGGTTAGCAACTTGAAGATCGAAGACACGACCAAACGCACCGAGATCATCGACTCGATTGGTAACGTGTTTGCCTCGCTCAATCGAGTACGAAGTTCATTGAAGGCTCGCGTCGGCGAACTAGTCAGCGTTGAAGGAAAAGCAGAGTTTGCATCGCAACTGAAATTGCTGGAACAAACCGTTTCGGGCTATCTCGACGTCAGCGACTCGCCAACGAAGTGTGACGAGTACTTGACCAAAGTGATGGTGCAACTGGAGGAATTGGAAGGCCGCTTTGCCGAGTTTGACGATTTCATTGTTGAACTGGCTCAGCGACGCGACGACGTTTACGCGGCGTTCGAGTCTCGTAAAGTTCAACTGATCGAAAAACGCAATCGCCGAGCCGAATCACTCGCTTCTGCGGCTGGCCGAATCTTAAAGGGAATTGATTCTCGAGTCGGCAAGATGAAGTCGACCGACGAAATCGCCGCCTACTTTGCTGGCGACCTGATGGTCGAAAAGGTGCGGGACATCATCGACCAGCTTGGCGAACTTGACGACGCCATCCGTGTCGAAGACCTACAGAGTCGGATGAAAACGATTCGCGAAGACGCGACTCGTCAATTGAAAGATCGCCAAGACCTGTACGAAGACGGCGGCGACATCATTCGCCTGGGGAAACAACGTTTCGCTGTCAACACTCAGCCGCTTGACCTAACGACGGTGCTGCGCGGCGGCGAAATATGCTTGCACTTGACCGGCACCCAGTTTTTCGAACCGCTTCACGACGCAGACCTCGCGGCCGCAAAGGATCTGTGGAATCAGGAACTGATCAGTGAAAACGCAGAAGTCTACCGAGCCGAATATTTGGCGGTCGACTTATTCGAAAATGGCGAAACCGAACTCGGCCAAGCCATGTCGGGCCGCTACGACGAAGGTTACGCAAAGGGCGTGCATGATTCGGACGCGGCGGCAATCTTGGCGGCGCTGGTCGAGATGGATCGCGAGATCGGCTTGCTACGGCATTCACCGTCGGTTCGTGCGGCGGCTCAGTTGTGGTTCACAAAACTGGTTTCGGCGAAAGATCGAACGGCAATGGTCGACTGGATCGGTGGCTTTGCCAAACTTGCCATCGCTTATCCCAACGCGAAGCCGGCCGCGGAATTCCGTAGTCGCTTGATGGAAATGGTCGATGCCGATCAACCTACATGGGGGCCATTGTTTGGATCGCAGGTCACACCGCTTCGAATCGCCGCATATTTGTTTGACGAGTTAACGCACGCACCGAAAAAGCCTGTCGCAAGCGAACGTGCGGCAAATTTGTTTGAATCGTTCTCGGAAAAATCATCCGCCACACTCGAAAAGATTGCTGACCCGGCAAGATCGTTCGTACTTGCTCGTAACTGGGCGGACGCTTTTTTAGAAAAACACGAGGATGATGACGAAGCGGATCCCGCGACCGGGTATCGCGACGAACTTGCCTGGATTTTGGTGTCCGGCGGAGTGTCGGCGATGAAAGTCGTAAACGCCTCGGTCGCTCGAACTCTTGACGCAGTGGTGGGCAGTCACCGCCGAATTGTGTCGACCAAGATGCCTGTCCATTATCATGAACTGCTTGATCGCGTGCGCAGGTATCGCGCCGACGTCGTACCCCGCTTCCGCAGACTGCATGAAACGAAGACGCGTTTGGTCGATTCGGCTCGGGAAGAAATGCGGCTGGAAGAATTCAAGCCTCGCGTACTAACTTCGTTCGTCCGAAACCGATTGCTCGACGAAGTCTATTTGCCACTGATTGGCGATAATCTCGCCAAGCAAATGGGTGCCGCTGGCGAAGATAAACGAACGGACCGGATGGGGCTGCTGTTGCTGATTTCGCCGCCGGGCTATGGCAAAACGACGCTGATGGAATACGTGGCCAATCGGCTGGGGATCGTGTTCATGAAGATCAACGGACCGGCGATCGGTCACGGCGTGACGTCACTCGATCCCGCCGAGGCCCCCAACGCCGCCGCGCGCGAAGAGATCGAACGCCTGAACCTAGCCCTCGAAATGGGCGACAACGTGATGCTGTACTTGGACGATATCCAGCACACTCACCCCGAACTGTTGCAGAAGTTCATTTCCCTTTGTGACGCGACTCGAAAAATCGAAGGCGTTCGCAATGGCAAGACTCGAACCTACGACTTGCGTGGCCGGCGAGTGGCGGTCGTGATGGCAGGCAACCCTTACACCGAATCGGGCGACCGCTTTCAAGTCCCCGACATGCTGTCCAACCGAGCCGACGTGTATAACCTTGGCGAGATCATCGGCGAGTCGGCCGAAGCTTTCGAGATGAGTTATCTGGAAAACTGCCTGACCAACAACACCGTCCTTGCTCCGCTGTCGACGGCAGCTCCCGAGGACGCGCGGGCGATTATTTTGGCGGCTGGGCGAGATTCGCTTGAAGGCATCGAGTTGAAAGGCAATCTGGCGATGGACCAAGTTCGCGAGATGTTTGAGGTGATGCGAAAGCTGCTTCGAATTCGTGATGTGGTTCTCAAGGTCAACCGAACGTACATCAAATCGGCTGCGCAGGCTGATTCGTACCGAACCGAACCGCCATTCAAGCTGCAAGGCAGTTACCGAAACATGAACCGGATGGCCGAGAAGGTCGCCAGCGTGATGAACGATCGCGAACTACAATCTTTGATCGTTAGCGCCTATGAACAGGATGCGCAAACGTTGACGACGGACAACGAAGCGAACGTGTTGAAGTTCAAAGAGTTGATGGGAATTTTGTCGGTCGAAGAAAAAGAACGCTGGGATGCGATCAAGTATGCCTTCGTCGAGAGCGTGCGAATGCAGGGAATGGATAGCGAAGACCAAGCCGGCCAGTTGATGCGTCAGCTTGCCTCGATGCGTGACGGCCTCGAATCGATCCGCCAAGTGATTTCGAAAGCGATCGTCGCGCGAGACAACGGTGCCGAAGACCGCATGGATGCGCGGATCGATTCAGTGCGACAAAGTCTCTCCAGCACCGGGACTCAGTTGGCCCAGACACTTGCGACGACTGGCAAACAGCTTGAAAGAATCAGCGAACAGCAAGCTCTTGCACCACCCGAACAAAAAGTTCTGGTCCAGTACAAGGTTCCGCGTGAAATGGCAGAACTAATCAAGGGCCAATTCCACTTGATGCAAGAATGGCTACGACCGTTATTGTCCGAATCGATCGACAATGGGCGGGATCTTGATCGGTTGGCAAAGCAACTTGAATCGATGATCGCATCCTACGAGAAAGTCGAAGACACGCTCGACGGCGAGGTTCAGTAA
- a CDS encoding flotillin family protein produces the protein MLALLLTFKKYFIVVGPDKAIVKSGLGGLDVTTAGGKFIVPLFHRYEFMDLTLKSFEIGRQGREGLICKDNIRADIKVAFFIRVDNSDEEMKEVAQSIGARRCSELETLRELFDAKFSEALKTVGKQFDFVDLYDQRDKFKEEILKVIGTDLNGYRLDDAAIDYLEQTPLDLLSPTNILDAEGIKKITELTSNEKVKENQFTRDKEKTLKKQDVEAEETILALERQRVEAVEKQKREIAEITAREHAAAAKVQEEQRLEAERARINTEEELGVAEENKSRQVLVAMRNKEKTDAVELERVNRDRDLEMTERLRLVGVAEIEKEKAIEVEKRNIQEVIRERVAIERTVVEEQERIKDTEDIAKADRLKKVQVTAAEMKAEEELIRVTTAARAEKDSATLLAEKIRIDAEARRDAAEKDTEGAKMLADGTMATQAAAGLAEAKVTEAKAVALEKQGLAEANVELEKYRSEAVGITEKAEAMKQLDSVGKDHEEFKLRLEKEKSVEIAAIDAQRGIAESQAGVVGDALRSARIDIVGGDGEFFEQITSAVKGGKAIDRFVYNSKVATDIKDTFFDGNADYFSEQLGSLVKQFNLDTDGVKDLSIAALIAKMMGMSKTDDVKTQLTSLLSMAGTANVADQKAGRLLAQAKTPKSNGKS, from the coding sequence ATGTTAGCGCTGCTGCTAACGTTCAAAAAGTACTTCATCGTTGTCGGTCCTGACAAAGCAATCGTCAAATCGGGACTCGGCGGCTTGGACGTGACCACCGCTGGTGGCAAGTTCATTGTACCGTTGTTTCACCGGTACGAGTTCATGGACTTGACCCTGAAAAGCTTTGAAATTGGGCGTCAGGGCCGTGAAGGATTGATCTGTAAGGACAACATCCGTGCCGACATCAAAGTCGCCTTCTTCATTCGCGTCGACAACAGCGACGAAGAGATGAAAGAAGTCGCCCAGTCGATCGGTGCCCGTCGATGCAGCGAACTTGAAACACTGCGTGAACTGTTCGACGCCAAATTCAGTGAAGCACTTAAAACGGTTGGCAAACAATTCGACTTTGTCGATCTGTACGACCAACGTGACAAGTTCAAAGAAGAGATTCTGAAAGTCATCGGCACCGATCTGAACGGCTACCGTTTGGACGACGCGGCGATTGACTACTTGGAACAAACTCCGCTTGACCTGCTATCGCCGACCAACATTTTGGACGCCGAAGGTATCAAGAAGATCACCGAATTGACGTCGAACGAAAAGGTCAAAGAAAACCAATTCACTCGCGACAAAGAAAAGACGCTTAAGAAGCAAGACGTCGAAGCAGAAGAAACCATCCTGGCCCTTGAACGTCAACGCGTCGAAGCTGTCGAGAAACAGAAACGCGAAATCGCCGAAATCACTGCACGTGAACATGCTGCGGCTGCCAAAGTCCAAGAAGAACAGCGACTCGAAGCCGAACGAGCACGAATCAACACCGAAGAAGAACTCGGCGTGGCAGAAGAAAACAAATCTCGCCAAGTCTTGGTCGCGATGCGGAACAAGGAAAAGACTGACGCGGTTGAACTGGAACGTGTCAATCGTGACCGTGATTTGGAAATGACTGAACGTCTGCGTCTTGTGGGCGTCGCCGAGATTGAAAAAGAAAAAGCGATTGAAGTCGAAAAACGTAATATCCAAGAAGTCATTCGCGAACGGGTCGCTATCGAGCGCACCGTGGTCGAAGAACAGGAACGCATCAAAGACACCGAAGACATCGCCAAAGCCGACCGTTTGAAAAAGGTCCAAGTCACGGCTGCAGAAATGAAGGCCGAAGAAGAATTGATCCGCGTCACGACGGCCGCACGAGCCGAAAAAGACTCGGCAACTTTATTGGCCGAAAAGATTCGCATCGATGCCGAAGCTCGCCGCGATGCAGCCGAAAAGGATACCGAAGGTGCCAAGATGCTTGCCGATGGCACGATGGCGACTCAAGCAGCCGCCGGACTGGCCGAAGCAAAGGTCACCGAGGCCAAAGCTGTCGCGCTCGAGAAACAAGGCTTGGCCGAAGCCAACGTCGAACTGGAAAAGTACCGCAGCGAAGCAGTCGGCATCACCGAGAAGGCCGAAGCGATGAAGCAACTCGACAGCGTCGGCAAAGACCACGAAGAGTTCAAACTGCGTCTGGAAAAAGAAAAGTCCGTCGAGATTGCTGCCATCGATGCCCAACGCGGCATCGCAGAAAGCCAAGCCGGTGTGGTCGGCGATGCACTGCGAAGTGCTCGAATCGACATTGTCGGTGGTGACGGAGAATTCTTTGAACAGATCACCAGCGCCGTCAAAGGTGGCAAAGCCATCGACCGCTTTGTTTACAACAGCAAGGTTGCCACGGACATCAAGGACACCTTCTTTGACGGCAACGCCGATTACTTCAGCGAGCAACTGGGTTCGCTGGTCAAACAATTCAACTTGGATACCGACGGAGTGAAAGACTTATCGATCGCCGCGTTGATCGCCAAGATGATGGGAATGAGCAAGACGGACGACGTCAAAACTCAGCTCACCAGCCTGCTAAGCATGGCGGGAACGGCAAACGTTGCCGACCAAAAAGCCGGTCGTCTACTTGCACAAGCCAAGACGCCAAAGAGCAACGGCAAAAGCTAA
- a CDS encoding OB-fold-containig protein: protein MSESLLELADRMFVGPVWPASILVGLLVIYTLLALIGMIDLGMDLPDLDLDVDVDVPDAGGVDVDADFLHGLGATTIRWTNIARVPVILWGGIFAVVFWSLSYGLWHAFDVARYQPNWIPSMMLSIRNFVIAVGITKAATQPLVGYFVDPPTYDQTRLIGATCEISTSEATPEFGQAKFRTNAAPLLLNIRTDGPHIARGTEVRIVSYDPKTRIYKVTHLPTETQS from the coding sequence GTGTCTGAATCTCTTCTAGAACTAGCTGACCGTATGTTCGTGGGCCCTGTCTGGCCCGCGTCGATTCTGGTTGGCTTACTGGTCATTTACACGCTGCTTGCCTTGATCGGCATGATCGATCTTGGCATGGACCTGCCCGACCTGGATCTTGACGTTGATGTCGATGTCCCGGACGCCGGTGGAGTCGATGTCGATGCTGATTTTCTTCACGGTCTCGGCGCGACAACTATCCGCTGGACCAACATTGCTCGTGTTCCCGTGATCTTGTGGGGTGGCATCTTTGCAGTCGTGTTCTGGTCGCTTTCGTACGGACTCTGGCACGCCTTCGACGTCGCTCGATATCAACCGAACTGGATCCCCAGCATGATGCTTTCGATTCGCAACTTTGTGATCGCAGTCGGCATCACCAAAGCCGCAACTCAGCCGCTGGTTGGATACTTCGTCGACCCTCCGACCTACGATCAAACTCGGTTGATCGGCGCGACATGCGAAATCAGCACCTCCGAGGCGACACCTGAATTTGGCCAAGCCAAGTTTCGCACCAACGCCGCACCTCTGCTTTTGAACATACGAACGGATGGACCGCACATCGCCCGCGGCACGGAAGTTCGGATTGTCAGTTACGACCCCAAGACTCGCATCTACAAAGTCACTCATCTTCCTACGGAGACCCAATCGTGA
- a CDS encoding DUF1598 domain-containing protein, translated as MKSLLICLCLACLTSLPSAVAQDSRSESSAIESADPILAPGGASFANFDSLIELIQTTVVPDTWDTLGGPSSMNEYAQGIYVDAKGTVRVCETAASADNAANLKSMLLSPPKNAAAMGDWQAASSLRCVSLRRLLNETSQRRANGTAISAPMNYLAGLSEVQYVFIDAEHDDIVIAGPVGGIETIDGIPRDRESMRGTLRLDFLQACLASTFSGLPFGCTIDPTTEGLQRSAAVAASVQSDKLPIGKAAGALAEALGTQRVEVFGTAGDTPMAYLMVHADRHMKELALGKHAMPRGAMNYLDVTAATIDRGMPTDLLLRLWFTASPRTARADKDHTVFEITGSPIRLSGENERAMASGARGNLATDFRTEMFVADFNKNFHNIRSQYPVYGSLEAIYQTASVAELLRRFADADSLKTLIEQFAHSASSTNTWMQTPTQIESIAVLHKIRHGRSIHNLLIASGGVAVNGPATLASTVADYPSLASLSTIPESRPRVIQDWWWDR; from the coding sequence ATGAAGTCGCTCCTGATCTGTCTCTGCCTAGCGTGTTTGACGAGCTTGCCGTCGGCCGTCGCCCAGGACTCGCGATCGGAAAGTTCTGCCATCGAGTCGGCGGATCCGATCCTGGCACCAGGCGGTGCATCGTTCGCCAACTTTGATTCACTGATCGAGTTGATCCAAACGACGGTGGTGCCCGACACGTGGGACACCCTGGGCGGTCCAAGTTCGATGAACGAGTACGCGCAAGGCATTTATGTCGACGCCAAAGGTACCGTCCGAGTTTGCGAAACAGCGGCATCGGCCGACAATGCCGCCAACCTGAAATCAATGCTGTTATCGCCACCCAAAAACGCAGCCGCGATGGGCGACTGGCAAGCAGCGTCATCCCTGCGATGCGTATCGCTGCGCCGCTTGCTCAACGAAACAAGCCAGCGCCGCGCCAATGGCACCGCAATATCAGCACCGATGAATTACTTGGCCGGTCTATCGGAAGTCCAATACGTTTTCATCGACGCCGAACACGACGACATTGTGATTGCCGGACCGGTCGGCGGCATCGAAACGATCGACGGAATTCCTCGCGACCGCGAATCGATGCGTGGCACGCTACGTTTGGACTTCTTGCAAGCTTGCTTGGCATCGACATTCTCTGGCCTCCCGTTCGGATGCACGATCGATCCGACCACCGAAGGGCTGCAGCGATCGGCGGCGGTCGCTGCTAGCGTTCAATCCGACAAACTGCCGATCGGCAAAGCGGCCGGTGCGTTGGCCGAAGCCCTCGGCACTCAGCGTGTCGAAGTATTTGGCACGGCGGGCGATACTCCGATGGCTTACTTGATGGTTCATGCCGATCGTCACATGAAAGAACTCGCGCTCGGCAAACACGCCATGCCTCGCGGCGCGATGAACTACTTGGACGTCACCGCCGCCACGATTGATCGCGGCATGCCCACCGACTTGCTGCTTCGACTCTGGTTCACCGCGTCACCACGAACGGCTCGGGCAGACAAAGATCACACCGTTTTTGAAATTACAGGCAGCCCCATTCGATTGTCGGGCGAGAACGAGCGAGCGATGGCCAGCGGAGCACGTGGAAACCTAGCCACGGATTTCCGAACCGAGATGTTTGTCGCCGATTTCAACAAGAATTTTCACAACATTCGCAGCCAGTATCCGGTCTATGGATCGCTCGAAGCGATCTACCAGACGGCATCGGTCGCTGAACTGCTGCGACGTTTCGCGGATGCAGACAGCCTAAAAACACTGATCGAACAATTCGCTCATTCCGCTTCGTCGACCAACACCTGGATGCAAACGCCAACGCAAATCGAATCGATCGCCGTGCTGCACAAAATTCGGCATGGTCGCTCGATCCACAACCTGCTGATCGCCAGCGGCGGGGTAGCGGTCAACGGGCCAGCGACTCTTGCGTCGACCGTCGCGGACTATCCAAGCTTGGCGTCGCTTTCGACGATTCCTGAATCTCGTCCTCGCGTCATCCAAGACTGGTGGTGGGACCGGTAA
- a CDS encoding arginyltransferase: MSHPESPLRTSQATCRLVVVQDQLQPCPYLDSTVARMPLRLPLGVVTPAITDELLANGFRRSGDLVYRTQCPECTECKPTRIEVDKFKLTSSMRRVINRGSRELTCHWNPPSVDDGRVALFNKHRHLRELGADTELISKDSYRSFLVDSCCDTRELAICLDDKLIAVAIVDAGQSSVSAVYTYFDPDASRFSLGTFAILKQIEWAKQTERRYVYLGMYVSANAHLNYKARFAPQQRYQDDVWVDQS, encoded by the coding sequence GTGAGTCATCCCGAAAGTCCCCTTCGAACCTCACAAGCGACCTGCCGATTGGTCGTCGTTCAAGATCAACTGCAACCGTGCCCTTATCTGGACAGCACCGTTGCTCGGATGCCGCTTCGGCTGCCCTTGGGTGTGGTAACTCCTGCGATCACTGACGAACTGCTAGCCAACGGCTTTCGCCGCAGCGGTGACCTTGTCTATCGAACGCAGTGTCCGGAATGTACCGAGTGCAAGCCGACTCGCATCGAAGTCGACAAGTTCAAACTGACATCATCGATGCGGCGAGTGATTAATCGCGGATCGCGAGAACTGACGTGCCATTGGAACCCACCCTCGGTCGATGACGGGCGAGTCGCGTTGTTCAACAAGCATCGCCACCTGCGCGAATTGGGAGCCGATACAGAACTCATTTCGAAAGACTCGTACCGATCATTTTTAGTCGACTCGTGTTGCGACACTCGCGAGCTTGCCATTTGCTTGGACGACAAATTGATCGCAGTCGCAATCGTCGACGCAGGGCAAAGCAGCGTCTCGGCGGTGTACACGTACTTTGATCCCGATGCCAGTCGATTCAGTTTAGGAACGTTTGCGATTCTGAAACAAATCGAATGGGCTAAGCAAACCGAACGCCGTTATGTCTACCTAGGCATGTACGTGTCAGCGAATGCCCATCTGAACTATAAAGCTCGCTTCGCTCCCCAACAGCGTTACCAAGACGACGTCTGGGTGGATCAATCATAG